A part of Helicobacter himalayensis genomic DNA contains:
- the hemA gene encoding glutamyl-tRNA reductase, with protein sequence MQEYMAISFSHKVMDLSLREKLAFENDEIIAFLHKVCAGESIKEALLLSTCNRIDFYASVSDGKKAQEEFYTILESYKKVPLALLKKHSFVRFNQYAVYHIFSVASSLDSLVIGETQITGQLKDAYRLAYEHMFCAKDMMRIMHHAFKCAAKVRNSIDISSSHTSVAGAAVAMLQERLLEQGESLDSKQVAILGAGEMGILALKHLCKYRLRVILLNRNMQKATQTLQELQATLKTQSSLEVRPFSYLKDALNECDIFLSATGAPHIVVDREMIQKSDKKRIWFDLAVPRDIESVECENLQIYCVDDLQEIISKNKVQRESRAKEGQKIVEEFVQEFFKWLQSLGAEPIIKHIRALAKDSSLKELERAVKKGFLPKEYRQSVEKILHGAFNTFLHKPTMRLKEAGESINADPILEAAKNIFDIADDIVLLNKYKCEEYFVDSKRKNPQESAQEKYIKEK encoded by the coding sequence ATGCAAGAATATATGGCAATTAGCTTTTCACATAAGGTGATGGATCTCTCCTTGCGTGAAAAGCTGGCATTTGAGAATGATGAGATTATTGCGTTTTTGCACAAAGTGTGCGCGGGCGAATCCATAAAAGAAGCGTTGTTGCTTTCAACTTGCAATAGAATTGATTTTTATGCAAGTGTGAGTGATGGCAAAAAGGCGCAGGAGGAATTTTACACGATTTTAGAATCTTATAAAAAAGTCCCACTCGCGCTTTTGAAAAAGCATTCTTTCGTGCGATTTAATCAATACGCGGTGTATCATATTTTTAGCGTGGCTTCTAGTCTTGATAGCCTTGTGATTGGCGAGACACAAATCACAGGACAGCTCAAAGACGCCTATCGCCTCGCATATGAGCATATGTTTTGCGCTAAGGATATGATGCGCATTATGCACCACGCCTTTAAATGCGCGGCGAAGGTGCGCAATAGTATTGATATTTCTTCTAGTCATACTTCAGTCGCAGGTGCAGCAGTGGCGATGCTACAAGAGCGATTATTAGAGCAAGGAGAGAGTTTAGATTCTAAGCAAGTGGCGATTTTAGGCGCGGGAGAAATGGGAATCTTAGCGCTAAAGCACCTTTGCAAATACCGCTTGCGCGTGATTTTGCTTAATCGCAATATGCAAAAAGCAACCCAAACACTGCAAGAACTTCAAGCCACATTAAAAACGCAATCTAGCCTAGAAGTAAGGCCCTTTAGCTACCTAAAAGACGCGCTTAATGAATGCGATATTTTCCTGTCTGCCACAGGCGCGCCGCATATCGTGGTAGATAGGGAGATGATACAAAAAAGCGACAAAAAGCGCATTTGGTTTGACCTCGCCGTGCCACGGGACATTGAAAGCGTGGAATGTGAGAATCTGCAGATTTATTGCGTTGATGATTTGCAAGAAATCATCTCAAAAAATAAAGTCCAGAGGGAATCACGCGCAAAAGAGGGGCAGAAAATCGTTGAAGAGTTTGTGCAGGAGTTTTTTAAATGGCTTCAAAGTCTAGGCGCAGAGCCAATAATCAAGCATATTCGCGCACTGGCTAAAGATTCTAGCTTGAAGGAATTAGAGCGCGCAGTCAAAAAAGGCTTTTTACCTAAAGAATATAGGCAAAGCGTTGAAAAAATCCTACATGGTGCGTTTAATACCTTTTTGCATAAGCCTACAATGCGCCTTAAGGAAGCAGGGGAGAGTATTAATGCCGACCCCATTTTAGAAGCAGCGAAAAATATTTTTGACATTGCAGATGATATTGTTTTGCTTAATAAATATAAATGCGAGGAGTATTTTGTGGATTCTAAACGCAAGAATCCACAAGAAAGCGCGCAAGAAAAATACATAAAAGAGAAATAA
- a CDS encoding proline--tRNA ligase — protein sequence MLFSKMFVVSLKESPKDAQLKSHIYLLRAGYIQQVGSGIYNFLPLGKKVLDSVRAIIKEEMDKAGAQEVLLGFVTPAELWRTSGRFEQYGKELLRFKDRKENDFVLGPTHEEMITSLAKAFVKSYKQLPLNLYQIHTKFRDEARPRFGLLRAREFIMKDAYSFHANFEDLDREFANMERAYRAILERLGLEYKVVEADSGAIGGSGSKEFMVLSPSGEDTLVVCKECQYAANIEAATRKPKSTPRQKEALENLETQSTLDELLNAQKSLRALESRFPIDAPQAGFSEFFTPDVKSIESLCEFFKIHPFYTMKCVAKKVRYEEIGENNKVQNEGQSDEIVLYFMRGDDFLEETKALNALNKMMPTRRYLDFLELDSASLSALGLVEGFIGALGLTARFKCVFDESLKGAKNLICGANKKDYHLVGVDLGEFEELKEAEFVDIVSVQSGDLCPHCGNVLAYTKGIEVGHIFKLGRKYSQSLEATFLNPQGKTEAFIMGCYGIGVTRLLPAILEQKSDEFGCVWGEGVKVFEVVIIISNIKDSEQVAFAQTLYNALLANGVDVLLDDRNERFGFKMRDFELLGIYQAIVVGKELAQGKVEHILREGLKRELLACEKCEQVILDSLQKA from the coding sequence ATGCTATTTTCAAAGATGTTTGTAGTGAGTCTTAAAGAAAGCCCAAAAGACGCACAGCTAAAAAGCCATATTTATTTATTGCGCGCGGGCTATATCCAGCAGGTAGGAAGCGGAATCTATAACTTTTTGCCATTAGGGAAAAAGGTGCTAGATTCTGTGCGCGCGATTATTAAAGAGGAGATGGATAAAGCCGGCGCACAAGAAGTGCTTTTGGGCTTTGTCACGCCTGCGGAGCTTTGGCGCACGAGTGGGAGATTTGAGCAATATGGCAAGGAATTGCTGCGCTTTAAGGATAGGAAGGAAAATGACTTTGTGCTAGGACCTACGCACGAAGAGATGATAACTTCCCTTGCCAAAGCCTTTGTAAAAAGCTACAAGCAACTTCCGCTCAATCTCTATCAGATTCATACAAAATTCCGCGATGAGGCGCGTCCGCGCTTTGGGCTTTTGCGTGCGAGGGAATTTATTATGAAAGACGCGTATAGCTTTCATGCGAATTTTGAGGATTTGGATAGAGAGTTTGCAAATATGGAACGCGCGTATAGGGCGATTTTGGAGCGTTTGGGGCTGGAGTATAAAGTCGTGGAGGCGGATTCTGGTGCGATTGGTGGAAGTGGCAGTAAGGAATTTATGGTGCTAAGTCCTAGCGGTGAAGATACGCTTGTGGTTTGCAAAGAATGTCAATATGCCGCAAATATCGAGGCTGCAACGCGCAAGCCAAAAAGCACACCGCGCCAAAAAGAAGCGCTTGAAAATTTAGAAACACAAAGCACGCTTGATGAGTTGTTAAACGCTCAAAAATCCTTGCGTGCTTTAGAATCTAGATTCCCAATAGATGCCCCACAAGCTGGATTTAGCGAGTTTTTCACACCAGATGTAAAAAGTATAGAATCTCTTTGTGAGTTTTTTAAAATCCACCCTTTCTACACGATGAAATGCGTTGCTAAAAAGGTGCGCTATGAAGAAATTGGTGAAAATAATAAAGTGCAAAATGAGGGGCAAAGCGATGAAATCGTGCTGTATTTTATGCGAGGTGATGATTTTTTAGAGGAGACAAAAGCACTTAATGCGCTTAATAAAATGATGCCAACAAGACGTTATCTTGATTTTTTGGAGCTAGATTCTGCAAGTTTAAGCGCGCTTGGCTTGGTTGAGGGTTTTATCGGTGCGCTTGGGCTTACTGCGCGTTTTAAGTGTGTTTTTGATGAGAGTCTTAAGGGAGCGAAAAATCTTATTTGTGGTGCGAATAAAAAAGACTATCATTTGGTGGGTGTGGATTTAGGCGAGTTTGAGGAATTAAAAGAGGCGGAATTTGTAGATATTGTAAGCGTGCAAAGTGGTGATTTATGCCCGCATTGCGGAAATGTGCTAGCTTATACAAAAGGCATTGAAGTGGGGCATATTTTTAAGCTTGGGCGTAAATATTCCCAAAGTTTGGAAGCGACCTTTTTAAATCCACAAGGTAAGACAGAGGCGTTTATTATGGGCTGCTATGGCATTGGCGTGACGCGTTTATTGCCAGCGATTTTGGAGCAGAAAAGCGATGAGTTTGGTTGCGTGTGGGGTGAGGGTGTGAAGGTGTTTGAAGTGGTGATTATTATTTCAAACATAAAAGATTCCGAGCAGGTGGCATTTGCACAAACGCTGTATAACGCGCTTTTAGCAAATGGTGTAGATGTGCTTTTAGATGACAGAAACGAGCGCTTTGGCTTTAAGATGAGAGATTTTGAATTGCTTGGAATCTATCAAGCAATAGTCGTGGGCAAGGAATTAGCACAGGGTAAGGTTGAGCATATTTTACGCGAAGGGCTGAAAAGAGAGCTTCTTGCGTGTGAAAAATGCGAGCAAGTAATTTTGGATTCTCTGCAAAAAGCCTAA
- the hemC gene encoding hydroxymethylbilane synthase: protein MAKKIIIGTRGSKLALWQAEHIKARLEQECGLASELKIVKTQGDKILDTPLAKIGGKGLFTKELEELLLSGGIDLAVHSLKDVPVEFPNNLGLVAITKREDWRDCFVSEKYPNLESLPFHAKIGTTSLRRSMQLKLYRADFDTLSLRGNVQTRLDKLKNGDFDAIILANAALKRLEIQSELPFCEPLESMLPAMGQGALGIECALDNVELITHLKSLEDLPTSICCVAEREFIKVLEGGCQVPIGVFARLESRNLIESDQSKDVQLLHLDAIIGLPDGSASMRSQLAKTLDSVNPKQSAKELGIKLAQHFLDNGARDMLERAYKMI from the coding sequence ATGGCAAAAAAAATTATTATTGGCACGCGCGGAAGTAAGCTTGCCCTTTGGCAAGCAGAGCATATAAAAGCGCGTTTAGAGCAGGAATGTGGGCTTGCAAGTGAGCTAAAAATCGTCAAAACGCAAGGCGATAAGATTCTTGATACACCACTTGCAAAAATCGGTGGCAAGGGACTTTTCACAAAGGAGCTTGAGGAATTGCTTTTAAGTGGGGGGATTGATTTAGCTGTGCATAGCTTAAAAGATGTGCCTGTGGAGTTTCCTAATAATCTTGGCTTAGTGGCGATTACAAAGCGCGAGGATTGGCGTGATTGCTTTGTGAGCGAGAAATATCCTAATCTTGAAAGTCTCCCCTTTCATGCAAAAATTGGCACAACTTCCCTGCGCCGCTCAATGCAGCTCAAACTCTATCGCGCGGATTTTGACACGCTTTCTTTGCGCGGAAATGTGCAAACGCGCTTAGACAAGCTTAAAAATGGCGATTTTGATGCCATTATCCTTGCAAATGCCGCGCTCAAGCGTCTAGAGATTCAATCTGAACTACCATTTTGCGAGCCTTTGGAATCTATGCTTCCAGCGATGGGGCAGGGCGCGCTTGGCATTGAATGCGCGCTTGATAATGTAGAGTTGATTACGCACCTTAAGTCTTTGGAGGATTTGCCCACAAGTATTTGCTGTGTTGCAGAGCGTGAGTTTATCAAGGTGTTAGAAGGTGGCTGTCAGGTGCCAATTGGCGTTTTTGCGCGTTTAGAATCTAGAAATCTTATAGAATCTGATCAATCAAAAGATGTGCAACTCCTGCATTTAGATGCGATCATCGGCTTGCCTGATGGAAGTGCGAGTATGCGCTCACAACTTGCAAAAACGTTAGATTCTGTAAATCCAAAGCAAAGTGCAAAAGAGCTGGGAATAAAACTAGCACAGCATTTTTTAGATAATGGTGCGCGGGATATGCTAGAGCGCGCTTACAAGATGATATAA
- the gyrA gene encoding DNA topoisomerase (ATP-hydrolyzing) subunit A: protein MENLLEHGNITDVRIDDSIKESYLDYSMSVIVGRALPDAKDGLKPVHRRILYAMHELGVTSRKPYKKSARIVGDVIGKYHPHGDTAVYDALVRMAQDFSMRLELVDGQGNFGSIDGDGAAAMRYTEARMTQASEEMLRDIEKETVEFVPNYDDTLSEPAILPTRIPNLLVNGSSGIAVGMATSIPPHRIDEIIDALFVLLDSPEAGIDEILPIVKGPDFPTGGIIYGKQGIIEAYRTGRGRVKVRAKTHIEHMKTKEVIVIDEVPYMVNKAKLVEQISELAKEKVIEGISEVRDESDREGIRVVIELKREAMSEIVLNHLFKSTTMESTFGIILLAINNKEPKVFNLLELLNIFIAHRKSIIIRRCIFELEKAKARAHILEGLTIALDNIDAVIATIRASADSESAKNALVEKFKLSELQAKAILEMRLQRLTGLERDKIANEYAELLTEIARLESILRSEEKLKEIIKEELSEIKDKFSSPRKTQIEEDYDAIDVEDLIPNDKVVVTMSHRGYVKRVQLKVYEKQNRGGKGKISGNTHDDDFIESFFVANAHDTIMFVTNRGQLYWLKVYKIPEAGRTAIGKAVVNLINLQTDEKIMATITTTDFNSDKSLVFFTKNGIVKRTNLSEYSNVRSVGIRAINLDENDELVSANIVYADTRELFIATYQGMCIRFAIDDVREIGRAGRGVTGIRFKANQDFVIGGTTISADTDKLLSVSEQGIGKQTSAGEYRLQSRGGKGVIAMKLTPKTGKLVSVVSLNDEDMDLMVLTSSGKMIRVDTEAIREAGRNTSGVKIVNVGDDKVAYANKCPKQSKENEIEGEIQE, encoded by the coding sequence ATGGAAAATCTACTAGAACACGGAAATATCACGGATGTGCGCATTGATGATAGCATTAAGGAGAGCTACCTTGATTACTCGATGAGTGTGATTGTCGGACGTGCGCTTCCTGATGCTAAAGATGGCTTAAAGCCTGTGCATCGTAGGATTCTCTATGCGATGCACGAGTTAGGTGTGACTTCGCGCAAGCCTTATAAAAAAAGTGCGAGAATCGTAGGTGATGTTATCGGTAAATACCACCCACACGGCGATACAGCCGTATATGATGCGCTTGTGAGAATGGCGCAGGATTTTTCTATGCGTTTAGAGCTAGTCGATGGGCAGGGGAATTTTGGCTCAATTGATGGTGATGGTGCGGCGGCTATGCGTTACACTGAGGCGCGTATGACGCAAGCAAGTGAAGAAATGCTCCGCGATATTGAAAAAGAAACGGTTGAATTTGTCCCAAACTATGATGATACGCTAAGTGAGCCAGCTATTTTGCCTACGAGAATCCCAAATTTGCTTGTAAATGGCTCAAGCGGGATTGCCGTAGGTATGGCGACTTCTATTCCGCCACATAGGATAGATGAAATTATTGATGCGTTATTTGTATTGCTAGATTCTCCAGAAGCGGGGATTGATGAGATTTTACCTATTGTTAAAGGACCAGATTTCCCAACAGGCGGGATAATCTATGGCAAACAAGGCATTATAGAGGCTTATCGCACAGGGCGCGGGCGTGTGAAAGTGCGTGCAAAAACGCATATTGAGCATATGAAAACAAAAGAGGTCATCGTCATTGATGAGGTGCCGTATATGGTGAATAAGGCAAAGCTTGTCGAGCAAATCAGCGAGCTTGCGAAGGAAAAGGTGATTGAGGGTATTTCAGAAGTGCGTGATGAATCTGATAGAGAGGGAATCCGCGTTGTGATAGAGCTTAAGCGCGAGGCGATGAGCGAGATTGTGCTAAATCACCTTTTTAAATCTACTACAATGGAAAGCACCTTTGGCATTATTTTGCTAGCGATTAATAATAAAGAGCCAAAGGTTTTTAATCTCTTAGAATTGTTGAATATTTTTATCGCACATCGCAAAAGTATTATTATCCGCCGTTGTATTTTCGAGCTAGAAAAGGCTAAGGCGCGCGCGCATATTTTGGAGGGTTTGACAATTGCGCTTGATAATATCGATGCTGTGATTGCCACTATCCGCGCGAGTGCAGATTCTGAGAGTGCCAAAAATGCGCTTGTGGAGAAATTTAAGCTCTCAGAATTGCAAGCAAAAGCAATCCTTGAAATGCGACTACAACGCTTAACAGGGCTAGAGCGTGATAAAATCGCTAATGAATATGCCGAGCTTTTAACTGAAATCGCGCGTTTAGAATCTATCCTTAGAAGTGAGGAAAAGCTCAAAGAAATTATTAAAGAGGAGCTAAGTGAGATTAAGGATAAGTTTAGCTCACCGCGTAAAACGCAGATTGAAGAGGATTATGATGCTATTGATGTGGAGGATTTAATCCCAAATGATAAAGTCGTGGTAACAATGAGCCATCGTGGCTATGTCAAACGTGTGCAACTCAAAGTCTATGAAAAGCAAAACCGCGGAGGCAAGGGCAAAATCAGTGGCAATACACACGATGATGATTTTATAGAATCTTTCTTTGTTGCTAATGCGCACGATACGATTATGTTTGTGACAAATCGCGGGCAACTCTACTGGCTCAAAGTTTATAAAATCCCAGAGGCAGGCAGGACGGCTATTGGCAAAGCGGTGGTAAATCTCATCAATCTGCAAACTGATGAAAAAATTATGGCGACAATCACCACCACAGATTTTAACAGCGACAAGTCCCTTGTATTCTTCACTAAAAATGGTATCGTCAAGCGCACCAACCTAAGCGAGTATAGCAATGTCCGCAGTGTGGGAATCCGCGCGATAAACCTTGATGAAAACGATGAATTGGTCAGCGCAAATATTGTGTATGCGGATACTAGGGAGCTCTTTATCGCAACCTATCAAGGTATGTGTATTCGCTTTGCTATCGATGATGTGCGTGAGATTGGGCGCGCTGGCAGAGGTGTGACGGGTATTAGATTCAAAGCAAATCAGGACTTTGTCATTGGCGGGACAACCATAAGCGCGGATACAGATAAGCTCCTAAGCGTGAGCGAGCAAGGTATTGGCAAGCAAACAAGCGCGGGAGAGTATCGCTTGCAATCACGTGGTGGCAAAGGTGTCATCGCAATGAAGCTCACGCCAAAAACCGGCAAACTCGTAAGTGTCGTAAGTCTTAACGACGAGGATATGGATTTGATGGTGCTAACAAGCTCGGGCAAAATGATACGCGTGGATACAGAGGCTATCCGCGAGGCTGGACGCAATACAAGTGGCGTGAAAATTGTAAATGTCGGCGATGACAAAGTCGCGTATGCAAACAAATGCCCCAAACAAAGCAAAGAGAATGAGATTGAAGGCGAAATACAAGAATAG
- the nadA gene encoding quinolinate synthase NadA: MTKPIQTAPDSKNLTKEIKNLLKNLEALLVAHFYQKDEVVNLAHFCGDSLELSRVASMSEKPLIVFCGVAFMGQSVKILAPQKRVIMPKMSCCSMARMIDCDYFNKSIELLKSYGIGNIFPITYINSNADVKAKVAKMGGLVCTSANAKNIFDFAKKQGKQIFFLPDRCLGQNLAMMDNKSSCVLGSASAEEVRKSDVICYDGFCSVHQLFSVSDIEFYRQKFEDIKIVVHPECDPSVVKLADFVGSTSQIIKYVQSLPLEQRVAVGTEFNLVNRLRPKLNGVNTTFVLSSSKPECPTMNETSLQDLLDCLRAYEDGMPINEVKLDSDTQKWAKIALDRMLELSIP, encoded by the coding sequence ATGACAAAACCCATACAAACCGCCCCAGATTCTAAAAATCTAACAAAAGAGATTAAAAACCTCCTCAAAAACCTTGAAGCTCTGCTTGTAGCGCATTTCTACCAAAAAGACGAAGTCGTAAATCTCGCGCACTTTTGCGGTGATAGCTTGGAACTTTCACGCGTGGCATCGATGAGCGAAAAACCTCTAATTGTCTTTTGTGGCGTGGCTTTTATGGGGCAAAGCGTGAAGATCCTCGCACCTCAAAAAAGAGTTATAATGCCAAAAATGTCGTGCTGCTCAATGGCTAGAATGATAGATTGCGACTACTTTAACAAAAGCATCGAGCTTCTAAAAAGCTATGGTATAGGGAATATTTTTCCCATCACTTACATCAACTCAAATGCCGATGTGAAAGCAAAAGTCGCCAAAATGGGCGGGCTTGTCTGCACAAGTGCAAATGCAAAAAATATCTTTGATTTTGCAAAAAAACAGGGCAAGCAAATCTTTTTTCTCCCAGATAGGTGTTTGGGACAAAATCTCGCAATGATGGATAATAAAAGCTCGTGCGTGCTTGGAAGTGCGAGTGCAGAAGAAGTGAGAAAAAGCGATGTGATTTGCTATGATGGTTTTTGCTCGGTGCATCAGCTTTTTAGCGTGAGTGATATTGAATTTTACCGCCAAAAGTTTGAGGATATTAAGATTGTCGTGCATCCAGAATGCGATCCTAGTGTGGTGAAACTCGCGGATTTTGTGGGCTCGACAAGCCAGATTATCAAATATGTGCAAAGCCTGCCATTGGAACAGCGCGTGGCTGTTGGCACGGAGTTTAACCTCGTTAATCGCTTGCGCCCTAAACTCAATGGTGTCAATACGACTTTTGTGCTTTCTAGCTCAAAGCCTGAATGCCCCACGATGAATGAAACGAGTCTGCAAGATTTGCTTGACTGCCTGCGCGCATATGAAGATGGTATGCCAATTAATGAGGTGAAGCTAGATTCTGATACGCAAAAATGGGCGAAAATCGCATTAGATAGAATGCTAGAGCTTTCTATTCCTTAG
- a CDS encoding phosphatidylserine decarboxylase, which produces MPISNILSRLFGAFARAQFPRPIQGFINRVYVKIFKIDLSQFEDREFENLNALFTRRLKNPRAIESSPNTLIAPADSLITESALSTQGMALQIKGMSYSIDELLGEKLDKELYYINFYLSPRDYHRYHAPCDMEIEELRYFGGALYPVNMPALNRVQSLFVKNERVVVRAKMSNGKRLYFVAVGALNVGSIVFHCEPKIKTNAKRANESYTYITPIKVRKGEELGMFEMGSTIVLFIEDFIPCVEHTHIKFAQNIGAFS; this is translated from the coding sequence ATGCCTATAAGTAATATTCTCTCGCGCCTCTTTGGCGCATTTGCGCGCGCGCAATTCCCCCGTCCAATCCAGGGCTTCATCAATCGCGTGTATGTGAAAATTTTTAAAATTGATTTGAGTCAATTTGAAGATCGCGAGTTTGAAAATCTCAACGCACTTTTTACCCGTCGTCTTAAAAATCCCCGCGCGATAGAATCTAGCCCAAACACCCTCATCGCCCCAGCAGATTCTCTCATCACAGAATCTGCGCTAAGCACGCAAGGAATGGCTTTGCAGATTAAAGGAATGAGTTATTCTATCGATGAGCTTTTAGGTGAAAAGTTAGATAAAGAATTGTATTATATAAATTTTTACCTCTCTCCGCGCGATTATCACCGCTACCACGCACCTTGTGATATGGAAATCGAGGAATTGCGCTATTTTGGCGGGGCACTGTATCCTGTGAATATGCCTGCACTCAATCGCGTGCAGAGCCTTTTTGTCAAAAATGAACGTGTGGTGGTGCGCGCAAAAATGAGCAATGGCAAAAGGTTGTATTTTGTCGCAGTGGGTGCTCTCAATGTGGGCTCGATTGTTTTTCACTGCGAGCCAAAAATCAAGACAAACGCAAAAAGAGCAAATGAAAGCTATACCTACATCACGCCTATAAAGGTACGTAAGGGCGAGGAGTTGGGAATGTTTGAAATGGGAAGCACGATTGTGCTTTTTATTGAGGATTTTATACCTTGCGTTGAACATACTCATATAAAATTCGCTCAAAACATAGGCGCATTTAGCTAG
- a CDS encoding queuosine precursor transporter yields MARKLPNQTSESANKNTQIPAKTQTFTNVHIPTNTQIPAQTPRPMSERIFWLCGIGFACIVVLANFSVQYPIFGTHLTFGALTYPLSFLLMNVLSEKYSKPQVLRTLRLGLVLAFVPSIFASEFRIALASVCAFCVSQVLDVYVFFYLKQKFPRIWYLRNNGATMLSQLIDTMIFFHIAFFFIKPEVDIVFMILADYSMKVILALCNTPFFYALAIRGKNLLTPQSHQKEQNAYK; encoded by the coding sequence ATGGCACGCAAGCTTCCTAACCAAACATCAGAATCTGCAAACAAAAACACACAGATTCCCGCAAAGACACAAACTTTCACAAACGTCCATATTCCTACAAACACGCAGATTCCCGCACAAACCCCCCGACCAATGAGCGAACGCATCTTTTGGCTTTGTGGGATTGGGTTTGCCTGTATTGTGGTTTTGGCAAACTTCAGCGTGCAATATCCTATCTTTGGCACACATCTAACTTTTGGTGCGCTCACTTATCCGCTTAGCTTTTTACTTATGAATGTTTTGAGTGAAAAATACTCCAAGCCTCAAGTATTGCGCACTTTGCGGCTAGGACTCGTGCTAGCATTTGTGCCTAGCATTTTTGCAAGTGAGTTTAGAATCGCGCTTGCAAGCGTTTGTGCATTTTGCGTCTCTCAAGTGCTTGATGTGTATGTATTTTTCTATTTAAAACAAAAGTTTCCACGCATTTGGTATCTGCGCAACAACGGCGCGACTATGCTTTCCCAGCTTATTGATACGATGATTTTTTTTCATATTGCCTTTTTTTTCATAAAGCCTGAAGTAGATATTGTGTTTATGATACTAGCGGATTATTCTATGAAAGTGATTCTCGCACTTTGCAACACGCCATTTTTCTACGCACTTGCCATCAGAGGGAAAAATCTCCTTACCCCACAATCCCATCAAAAGGAACAAAATGCCTATAAGTAA
- a CDS encoding LPP20 family lipoprotein, giving the protein MKNRFFFHARLGFASAIYVLCLCALCACKDAPPSWYFSAQSDKENLYGVGSGANLQSAKDSALNDMLSTLQVELDSQTSLNQTFNNGIESSNMSLQIEKHIAKTTLSNVAYKTELAGKTYYARAQISKATFIKQLKEEQKTLAKELSALNLICEDLNLPEFGALNAKLEEAQQTQNYLYALGSEDNLSLAHYVSLWQANAPKPKLALVLENPNAYGAKEMQNALQKELVKFYRLDSSSSQKALFSFELLSPTALEATLKITNCKGDTTLVLQISANIPSPNMDKLSQRTGVILYKKLESSMQGQ; this is encoded by the coding sequence TTGAAAAATAGATTCTTTTTTCACGCACGACTTGGGTTTGCAAGTGCAATTTATGTGCTTTGTCTTTGTGCGCTTTGCGCGTGCAAAGATGCACCACCTAGTTGGTATTTTAGCGCACAAAGCGATAAAGAAAATCTCTATGGTGTGGGAAGTGGGGCAAACCTACAAAGTGCAAAAGATAGTGCGCTTAATGATATGCTTTCCACCTTGCAAGTAGAGCTAGATTCCCAAACAAGTCTTAATCAAACTTTCAACAATGGCATAGAATCTAGCAATATGTCCTTGCAAATTGAAAAGCACATTGCCAAAACCACGTTAAGCAATGTCGCCTACAAAACCGAACTTGCGGGCAAAACCTACTATGCGCGCGCGCAGATTTCAAAAGCGACTTTTATCAAACAGCTTAAAGAGGAGCAAAAAACCCTTGCAAAAGAGCTTAGCGCGCTTAATCTTATTTGCGAGGATTTGAATCTCCCTGAATTTGGCGCGCTTAATGCGAAGCTTGAAGAGGCACAGCAAACGCAAAATTACCTATATGCGCTTGGAAGCGAGGATAATTTGTCTTTGGCGCATTATGTTTCCTTGTGGCAGGCAAACGCGCCAAAACCGAAGCTCGCACTTGTGCTTGAAAATCCGAATGCCTATGGCGCAAAAGAAATGCAAAACGCATTGCAAAAAGAGCTAGTAAAATTTTATCGTCTTGATTCTAGCTCAAGCCAAAAGGCGCTTTTTAGCTTTGAGCTTTTAAGCCCCACCGCGCTTGAAGCCACGCTTAAAATCACAAACTGCAAAGGCGATACGACGCTTGTTTTGCAAATCTCTGCAAATATCCCTTCACCAAATATGGATAAACTCTCCCAACGCACTGGCGTGATTTTATACAAAAAACTGGAATCTTCTATGCAAGGACAATAA